TGTTTATTAAAAAAATACTAACACACTGAAGTTGCTTTGTCAATAATGTATAAATTAATTATATTTAACTATATTTGAAAATCATAAAAGGCTAATTAGTAAACATAACACATCTCACAGATTAAACTTCTAAATCATATACTTCTAGATTCTCTAAAGTAGAATAATCTTTAATAGGATTACCACAAAGACATAAGTAAGTAATTGACGGTATATCTTTTAAAAACAATATTTCTTCTAGAAAATTGTTAGATATATCAAGCTCATCTATATAATCTAACTTATCAAATCCTGATAACTTAGATATTTGATTATCACCAAGATTTAAAAATTCAATATTAGTAAACATTTTTAAATCGATTTCACCTTTAAGAAAATTCATTGATAAATCTAAGTCATATAATTCTGTTAATGATCTCAATGGAGTAATATCTTTTATATTATTATCATCTAAAAATAATCTTTCTAATTTTGATAACTTCTCTATTGGTTTTAAATCAGAAATGTTATTTTCCCCCAAATCTAAATAAGTTAACTTTGTCATTAATCCCAAGAATTCTATATTATCTATATTACATTTTCTCATTCTCAAAGCTTTTAAATTTGGGATTTTCAATACTTCATAAAAATCTTCTATTTTTGCATTATATAAATATAGCTTTTCTAATCTATTTAAACTCTGATTACTTTCTTTCATTGATTTTAAAACCATCTTATATAATTGATAACTTTTAAATCTTACTCCTTCTATAATATATGTGTCAGTTTTATCAAAAAGTTCAAGCATACGAGTCCCCCCATTATTGTTTTACTAATATAATATGTACCACTCTCTTAAAGGTGACTTTTTTTATTAATTATTATATTTATATTCCTACGCTTGAAAACAATTACAATAAATGCATAAAAAAAACCTTGAGGGGAACTCAAGGTCTAAAGTTAGTGATTTATGTTAATTTTACGTAATGCCTTATTTGGTGCGCCCAGCGGGAGTTGAACCCACGGCCTTCAGATCCGGAGTCTGACGCTCTATCCAACTGAGCTATGAGCGCTAACTGCCCATAATTAATTGATTTTTATTATAACTTAAAATTGGAGCGGGCAGCGGGAATCGAACCCGCACTATCAGCTTGGAAGGCTGAAGCACTACCACTATGCAATGCCCGCATAGTATTTTTTATTAATGTGCTAAAGAAATAAATAACTTAAAATGGAGCGGGCAGCGGGAATCGAACCCGCACTATCAGCTTGGAAGGCTGAAGCACTACCACTATGCAATGCCCGCATAATGTATTTTTATTTCTTCTATACCATAAATGGTGCAGGTGAAGGGAGTCGAACCCCCACGCCAAAGGCGCTAGATCCTAAGTCTAGTGCGTCTGCCAGTTCCGCCACACCTGCTTATATGGTGGCTCACCGGGGAATCGAACCCCGGACAACATGATTAAAAGTCATGTGCTCTACCAACTGAGCTAGTGAACCTTATGGCTGGGATAGCAGGATTCGAACCTACGAGTGTCGCAGTCAAAGTGCGATGCCTTACCGCTTGGCGATATCCCATTACAATGGGGTGACCGATGGGACTTGAACCCACGACAACCAGAATCACAATCTGGCGCTCTACCAACTGAACTACGGCCACCTTAAATTGGTGCGTCATCAGGGAGTCGAACCCTGGACACCCTGATTAAGAGTCAGGTGCTCTACCAGCTGAGCTAATGACACATATGGTGCGTCTTTAGGGATTCGAACCCCAGGCCCACGCCTTAGAAGGGCGTTGCTCTATCCAGCTGAGCTAAAGACGCATATTCTTATTCTACTATAAGCTTTATATACTTCTAGTGAATATATTTAATATAGCTTTTAATACATCTTAAAAGATGTTGTGGAGCGGGCAGCGGGAATCGAACCCGCACTATCAGCTTGGAAGGCTGAAGCACTACCACTATGCAATGCCCGCATAATATTTTCAAAGCTTAATTGCTATTCATCAGTCTATTTCCTATTAACTTCCTCAGTCATCATTTCCTCGTACTGCTCGTTTCTTGAAAATAGATGTTCTACAGTTTTTATTTTTTAATGGTCGGGGTGACAGGTCTCGAACCTGCGACCTCATGGTCCCAAACCACGCACTCTACCATCTGAGCCACACCCCGATAACTGGTGTTCTACCAGTTAGTGTAATAATACACATATGGTGCGTCTTTAGGGATTCGAACCCCAGGCCCACGCCTTAGAAGGGCGTTGCTCTATCCAGCTGAGCTAAAGACGCATATTCTATTCTACTATAAGCTTCGTATTACTTCGTCAACTGCGTCACTCACTTCACTCGAATACATGGAGTATTTCTCGCTTGTTCGTTCCTTGTTTCCTCGTACTACTCGTTTCTAGCGAATACCTTGCTATTCTACTATAAACTATTTGTTTTTAGTGAATACCTTTGTTTACTTTAAGCTTTGTATTATTACTTTTTTATTTAGTTTGTTTTGTGTTTCTCTCACAGCACGTTTTGTATTTTACTAAATACTTTTGAGCTTGTCAACATCTTTTTTTAAATTCTTTTTTAGGAATTTTCTTCCTTTGAATCTTTCAATAAAAAGATGTTATGGAGCGGGCAGCGGGAATCGAACCCGCACTATCAGCTTGGAAGGCTGAAGCACTACCACTATGCAATGCCCGCATATCATTCTTTAACCTTGTTTCATCCATAAGGCTATTTCCCATAAACCTCGCATTACTTCGTCAATTTCTTCCTTCGGTCGTTCATATACCATAGTATTATTCACTTCCTCAGTCATCATTTCCTCGTACTACTGGTTTCTCGAAAATAGATACTCTTACTACTTTTCAACAATG
Above is a genomic segment from Clostridium bornimense containing:
- a CDS encoding leucine-rich repeat domain-containing protein: MLELFDKTDTYIIEGVRFKSYQLYKMVLKSMKESNQSLNRLEKLYLYNAKIEDFYEVLKIPNLKALRMRKCNIDNIEFLGLMTKLTYLDLGENNISDLKPIEKLSKLERLFLDDNNIKDITPLRSLTELYDLDLSMNFLKGEIDLKMFTNIEFLNLGDNQISKLSGFDKLDYIDELDISNNFLEEILFLKDIPSITYLCLCGNPIKDYSTLENLEVYDLEV